A region of Massilia sp. WG5 DNA encodes the following proteins:
- a CDS encoding CheR family methyltransferase: MNLLKLLELLKASTGLMLSADTVERAVRERRLHLRVDAHEDYAPLTGTPEFEALVDLVIVPESWMFRDPDVFETALRFVQRRLLSHPGRPVRVLSLPCAGGEEPYSMAMALARAGIPPSLCRIDAVDLSRAALERARLGRYTRNAFRGADLAFREHWFRQDGDNYVIDESLRRYVCFSQGNLLKAAQLAAGGPYDLVFCRNLLIYFDDAGRAAAAAAIHALLRDDGLLVSGFAEAPAFCGAGFAPQSLHTAYALQKETVATVRRRPRPPALEAQPERPRAGAAKPPAAPAPETPAVAALLKDAQRHADAGRLAEAHQFCQEALALQPDLAHAWFLLGVVSDCAGQPRAAERHLRRCLYLQPDHYEALCSLALLHEQLGDAPEAALLRQRAARVHARRLEAGAQR, encoded by the coding sequence ATGAACCTGCTGAAACTGCTCGAACTGCTGAAGGCCAGCACCGGCCTGATGCTGTCTGCGGACACCGTCGAGCGCGCCGTGCGCGAGCGCCGGCTGCACCTGCGCGTGGACGCGCACGAGGACTATGCGCCGCTGACCGGCACGCCGGAGTTCGAGGCCCTGGTCGACCTCGTGATCGTGCCCGAGTCCTGGATGTTCCGCGATCCCGACGTGTTCGAGACCGCGCTGCGCTTCGTCCAGCGCCGCCTGCTGAGCCACCCGGGCCGGCCGGTACGCGTGCTGTCCCTGCCCTGCGCCGGCGGCGAAGAGCCGTATTCGATGGCGATGGCGCTGGCGCGCGCCGGCATCCCGCCTTCGCTGTGCCGGATCGACGCGGTCGACCTGTCGCGCGCCGCGCTCGAGCGCGCGCGCCTCGGCCGCTACACCCGCAACGCCTTCCGCGGCGCCGACCTGGCCTTCCGCGAACACTGGTTCCGCCAGGACGGCGACAACTACGTGATCGACGAGTCGCTGCGCCGCTACGTCTGCTTCAGCCAGGGCAACCTCCTGAAGGCCGCGCAACTGGCCGCCGGCGGTCCCTACGACCTGGTGTTCTGCCGTAACCTGCTGATCTATTTCGACGATGCCGGGCGCGCCGCGGCGGCGGCCGCCATCCATGCCCTGCTGCGCGACGACGGCCTGCTGGTGTCCGGCTTCGCCGAGGCGCCGGCGTTCTGCGGCGCGGGCTTCGCGCCGCAGTCGCTGCACACGGCGTATGCCCTGCAGAAGGAAACCGTGGCGACGGTGCGCAGGCGCCCGCGGCCGCCTGCCCTGGAAGCGCAGCCGGAGCGGCCGCGCGCCGGCGCCGCCAAACCGCCCGCGGCGCCCGCACCCGAAACGCCGGCGGTCGCCGCGCTGTTGAAGGATGCGCAGCGCCATGCCGATGCCGGCCGCCTCGCCGAGGCCCACCAGTTCTGCCAGGAAGCCCTGGCCCTGCAGCCCGACCTGGCGCACGCCTGGTTCCTGCTCGGCGTGGTCAGCGACTGCGCCGGCCAACCGCGCGCGGCCGAGCGCCACCTGCGCCGCTGCCTCTACCTGCAGCCCGACCACTATGAGGCGCTGTGCAGCCTGGCCCTGCTGCATGAACAGCTCGGCGACGCGCCTGAAGCGGCCCTGCTGCGCCAGCGCGCCGCGCGCGTGCACGCGCGCCGCCTGGAAGCGGGAGCGCAGCGATGA